Part of the Rhodococcus sp. OK302 genome is shown below.
AATGTTCTTGCGCCCGAGCAGGCTGCCGTCGAACCACTTCCGGTGATGGTCTTCATTCACGGAGGCGCCAACACCATCGGAACATCCGCGACGGGACTCTATTCCGGACGTTCGCTCGTCACGCGAGGCAACATCATCTACGTGTCGATCAACTACCGCCTGGGCGCGTTGGGATTCCTGGACTTTTCCGAATTCTCCACCCCGGAACATCCTTTCGATTCCAATCTCGCACTTCGAGACCAAGTAGCCGCATTGGAATGGGTGCAGCGCAACATTGCTGCATTCGGCGGCGACCCTGATCGAGTGACAGTGTTCGGTGAGTCAGCCGGCGGCACCGCAGTCACCACGCTGTTGGCGACACCCGCGGCACAGGGACTGTTTGCCGGCGCGATTGCCGAGAGTCCGGCTCCGGATCTGGTGGTAAACCAAGAACTCTCACGCATCTGGGCAAAAAGATTCATCGAGCTCCTCAGTTCCGATGCCCCTCCGTCCCAGGCTCTGCGCCTGACCTCCGCTCGGCAGTTGAGCCGTATCGGATCCGTCCTGGGCACTGAAGTTCTTTCCGCCACACCGGGACTGCATCCGTTCGGCCCCAGCGTCGACGGTGACTTCCTCCCCGTCTCACCCGTCGACGCGTTTGCTCGTGGGTTGGCCCATCAGGTGCCACTGATCATCGGAACCAACAAACGCGAGGGCACGCTCTTTCCCAAGGTGCTCGACGCACTGCCCACTTCTCCGCCGCGCATCGAGAAAATGTTCACGCTCACCGATCCCGAAGCCGGAAAGCGCATCCTTGCAACGTATCCGGAGTATCCAGCCGAGGACTCTGCGATCGATGTCGGCGGCGACGTGACATTCTGGCATCCGTCAGTGGAGTTGATGCAAGCGCACGCCCAGAGTGCACCGACGTATGCGTACCGATTCGACTTTGCCCCACCGTTGATGCGCTGGCTCGGACTCGACGCGACACATGGTTTCGAGATGTTTGCAGTCTTCGGTATCGGAAACACCTCGATCGGCCGAGCACTCACTCTGCCCGGTGGCCGGCGCGGACTCCGCGTCGTCACCGATGCGGTTCAGGAACATTGGCTCCATTTTGCGAAGCACGGCGCTCCGCGTAGTTCGTGGCCCCGCTACGACGACAGCGCGCGCCGCACCTTGATCTTCGACGAGATCACCCACGTCGAAAACGATCCGCGACGCGAGCAACGTCTTGCCTGGTCCGGTTACGCGGGCTACCGCAACTACCAACCGAGCCAAGTTCTCTCGTGACGGTCGACGAGTGATGGACCACCTTGAAGTAGTTGTCGATTCCGGGAAAATCCGCGGTCGTCTACTCGAACGGCGAGCCGGTAATCTCAGGACGTGGCGGGCGATTCCGTACGCCGCACCGCCCGTCGGCCCACTGCGGTTTCGAGCGCCGCAACCCGTAGAGCCCTGGCAGGGTATCCGCTCGGCTGCCGAATTCGGTTCGCCCGCACCACAGAGCAAGGGTAATCTCGACGAGAACTGCTTACTTCTCAATGTTCTTGCGCCCAGCCAGACTTCCGATGAACCGCGTCCGGTCATGGTGTTTATTCACGGAGGCGCGTACAACGGAGGCAACCCGTCGACGCCGATGTACCACGGCACATCCTTGGTGGAGCGCGGCAACATCGTCTACGTTTCCATTCAGTATCGCCTCGGAGCCCTGGGGTACCTCGACTTCAGTGAGTTATCCACCGACAAGCGATTATTCGAATCGAACCTGGGTCTCCGAGATCAAGTGTCTGCGCTGGAATGGGTGCAGCGAAACATTGCTGCATTCGGCGGCGACCCGCACAATGTCACAGTGTTCGGTGAATCATCCGGTGCGAATGCCGTCACCACGCTGATGGCCACACCGACGGCAACGGGTTTGTTCGCGCAAGCAATCGCTCAAAGTCCCCCCGCCGCTTCGGCATACGGCAAGGATCGAGCGAACCGCTGGGCACAGGAATTTCTCGAGATCGCCCAGGCGTCGGCCACAGATCCGGCGTCCTGGCTGTGCTCGGCTTCAGTGGGTGAATTGGTTGACGCCGGCGAGGAACTGGCTCGCCGCGGCGCCGACGAAGAACCGGGAACGCGCGCGTTCGCTCCTGTTGTGGGCGACGATTTCCTTCCCCAACATCCACTCGACGTATTTGCCGCGGGAAATGCGCACCCGATCCCCTTTTTGGTGGGGTCGAATCTCCACGAGGGACGGATTTTTCCGCGCTTCCTCAACATCTTGCCCACAGATCCGGAACGGATCGAGAAGATGTTTTCTCACACTTCACCGGACGTGAAAGAGCGTGCGCTGGCGGCCTATCCAACGTATCCGCACCGTTATGCGGCTGCGGATCTGGGCGGCGACATTACATTCTGGGAGCCGGCGATCCTCTGCGCACAAGGCCATTGCACTGTGGCGCCAACGTACAGTTACCGCTACGATTTTGCGCCTCGACTACTTCGGTTGCTCGGCATCGGTGCAACACATGCCACTGAACTGTTTGCAGTCTTCGGCCGATCGGATGCATTGATCAAGTGCCTCACCGTCTTCGGCGGACGCCGTTCGCTACACGCTGTCACCGAAACTATGCAGAATCATTGGATTCACTTCGCCCGTCAAGGTATCCCGGGAAGCGATTGGCCCCAATACTCCACGGCGAACCGCGAGACCATGATCTTCGACAGCACCAGCTATGTCGAGAACGATCCCCTCGCCGATCGCCGACGCGCCTGGATCGGCTATCAGCACCGACGGTGAACTGCGGTCCCCTCGGGCACCGAGCGCGTCATTTCTCGAACTCTTCGATTCTCAATTTTTCAATTCTCAACTCTTCAACGACCTTGCCGTCGGCAATCGAGAACACACGATCCGCATACCCCCTGGCCATTGGGTCATGCGTAGCGACGAGCACCGTCATCCCGTCGTCTGCGAGCTCGCGAAACAGCGCGAACAGTGCCAGCGAGTTCACGGCATCGAGAGCGCCCGTCGGTTCGTCGACCAGCATTACTTTCCGGGCCCCGAGCAGGGCGCGAGCGACGCCGACGCGCTGCTTCTGACCGCTGGAGAGCTGCTGCGGGAAACGCCCGCCCAATCCATCGAGACCAACCCGTCGCAGCGCTTCCTCAGCAGCCCGCTTCGCTGCCGACCGCCGCATACCTCCAGCTACCTGCGCCAGCGAGACATTGTCCGCGACTGTCGCATTCGCGATCAGATTGTATTCCTGGAACACCACACCGACACTCTCGCGCCGAAACGCCGCACGCTGATCGGCCGACAATGCGGTTACTTCGACGCCTGCCACATTCACGGTCCCAGAATCCGGATCATCTAGTCCTGCAATCATATTGATCAAGGTCGTCTTTCCGGATCCACTGACGCCATAGATCGCCACCAGCTGGCCCGTCGCAATATTGAACGAGACCCGCTCCACCGCAGGGACCGCGACACCACCTGATCCGACACCGCCCAGTCGGACACTGTGCTCGCTGTCCGACTGATATGTCTTGTAAACAGTATCGAGAGAAATCATCCACGCACCCCTAACCTATCTACTTCACTGAAATCTCGAGGAATTCCTCGAACCAACCTTGCGGAACCTGCATCTTCAGCGCCGTTCGCCGCCGTCGACAAACCCGGCGGCCCACTCGATGACTCCTTCGGGGCAGCAAAAAGTCGCAGCTAACGTAATCCACCATGCACAGCAGACGCTCCTCAGTGAAAGGGATCCCACAACGGGAAACCGCCGATTCAGTCGATAGTCAACACGTTTAGTTATTCGGCACTACTGGTAAATCTATAACACAACGATGCCGCCAGAATCTGTCTATTTCGCGAAGATCCACCTAAAGTACTAGTGGTTTGGAACCACCCATTTCTTGCCATTTCCGAAAACTGTGCGACGGCAAATGGTCGAGTCTTCCGGAACTGCAAGTAGTCGGCCCCGTAGGCTCGGCCTGATAAGTCATCCGCGCCGGAGGTAGTCCACTGTCTGCTCAGCCACGTTCGTCATCCGCACGGTCTGCTCGTGCACGCTCGATCGCAGTAACCGGTGCAACCGGCCATATCGGCGGTCTGGTTGCTCGTTCACTGGCGCAGGAAGGCATCAGCCAACGACTACTTGCACGTTCGGTGACCCGCCTCCCCCAACTCACCGGTGCCGACGCGGTGGAAACGTCGTATGGGGACCTCGGCGCCGCAGTATCCGGGCTTACCGGAATCGACGCACTGTTCATGGTCTCGGCGGCGGAAAGTGCCGATCGACTCACTGCGCACCGCACCTTCATCGACGCTGCGACCACTGCCGGTGTCCGCCATATTGTCTATACCTCGTACCTCGGCGCGGCTCCGGACGCCACATTTACACTGGCCCGCGATCATTGGGCAACCGAAGAATATATTCGCTCAACCGGAATGGCTTTTACATTTCTTCGCGATAGTGCGTACATCGATTTCCTTCCGTCTCTGGCGGGCGCGGACGGAGTTATTCGCGGGCCGGCTGGTAACGGAGTGGTAGGTGCGGTATCTCGGTCCGACATCGCCCGCGTCGCAGTTTCTGTTCTGAAAGATCTCGATTCGCATGCGGACCGGACGTACGATCTCACCGGCCGTGAAGCCCTCACATTGACCGAAGTAGCCGCAATCATCACCGAAGTCACGGGCGCACCGACGGCGTACGTCGAAGAAACCATCGAAGAGGCCTACGCCTCCCGTGCGTCGTACAACGCCCCGGACTGGGAAGTTGATGCCTGGGTATCGACATATACCGCAATCGCGAATGGCGAACTGTCGTCGATAAGCACTGCGGTAGAGGACATTACCGGTGTTCCGCCGTTGACCTTGCGAGAGTTTCTCACGGCAGGTGCCGGCGCCTGATGCCTCCACGCAAGCGATCCAGTACTCGTACCGCAAAACGCAAAACCACACCAACTCCTGATGCTCCCACTGCCGGTCCGGGGGAACGGATCTGGCTTCTCGACGTCCCGTTTCGAACGGCAGCGCCGGGCGCGCAGTTCGTGAAGAAGTGGAAGAGCTATGCCTGGATGGGCAGTGAACTACCCACGGAGCTTGCACCATTCAAGGCTCTGCCGTTCTCGTACCAGCAGTGGGTCGAGGACGACATCAACAACTCGACGGGTGAGCGCCCAACCGCGTCGCCCAAAACTCCTCGATCCGAGCAGGTTTCAGGATCCGCCGCAGTGGTCGATGCCGCTCGCGCAGGCCGACGAGGCTTCCTGCTTGCCGACAACGCCGGTCTGGGCAAGACCCTGATCGCCATCATGTCCGCCAAGACAATTGCCGAGGAGCGCGGTGAGAAAAACATCCTTGTTCTCGTTGATCGACCGGCCCAGATCACCATCCCGCACTGGCGTTACTCCATCGCATCCGTGGGTGACGGTGGATTCCGTTGGTTGATAATGTCCCCGGACCAATTGAAGAAGCTCATCGCACGAAACGGACGGCCCAAGTACACCTTCGGCGTGGTAATTGCAGACGAAGCTCAGCTGTACAGCAACGATACGCAGCGCACAGCGGCATTCGAGAAGGT
Proteins encoded:
- a CDS encoding carboxylesterase/lipase family protein, coding for MAADARINSEVLVTTADGILRGLRVGKLRAWRGIPYARPPVGALRLRAPQPVLPWKGERAATAFGDASVQSKKGLALAPGKYQPSSEDCLTLNVLAPEQAAVEPLPVMVFIHGGANTIGTSATGLYSGRSLVTRGNIIYVSINYRLGALGFLDFSEFSTPEHPFDSNLALRDQVAALEWVQRNIAAFGGDPDRVTVFGESAGGTAVTTLLATPAAQGLFAGAIAESPAPDLVVNQELSRIWAKRFIELLSSDAPPSQALRLTSARQLSRIGSVLGTEVLSATPGLHPFGPSVDGDFLPVSPVDAFARGLAHQVPLIIGTNKREGTLFPKVLDALPTSPPRIEKMFTLTDPEAGKRILATYPEYPAEDSAIDVGGDVTFWHPSVELMQAHAQSAPTYAYRFDFAPPLMRWLGLDATHGFEMFAVFGIGNTSIGRALTLPGGRRGLRVVTDAVQEHWLHFAKHGAPRSSWPRYDDSARRTLIFDEITHVENDPRREQRLAWSGYAGYRNYQPSQVLS
- a CDS encoding carboxylesterase/lipase family protein is translated as MDHLEVVVDSGKIRGRLLERRAGNLRTWRAIPYAAPPVGPLRFRAPQPVEPWQGIRSAAEFGSPAPQSKGNLDENCLLLNVLAPSQTSDEPRPVMVFIHGGAYNGGNPSTPMYHGTSLVERGNIVYVSIQYRLGALGYLDFSELSTDKRLFESNLGLRDQVSALEWVQRNIAAFGGDPHNVTVFGESSGANAVTTLMATPTATGLFAQAIAQSPPAASAYGKDRANRWAQEFLEIAQASATDPASWLCSASVGELVDAGEELARRGADEEPGTRAFAPVVGDDFLPQHPLDVFAAGNAHPIPFLVGSNLHEGRIFPRFLNILPTDPERIEKMFSHTSPDVKERALAAYPTYPHRYAAADLGGDITFWEPAILCAQGHCTVAPTYSYRYDFAPRLLRLLGIGATHATELFAVFGRSDALIKCLTVFGGRRSLHAVTETMQNHWIHFARQGIPGSDWPQYSTANRETMIFDSTSYVENDPLADRRRAWIGYQHRR
- a CDS encoding ABC transporter ATP-binding protein, producing MISLDTVYKTYQSDSEHSVRLGGVGSGGVAVPAVERVSFNIATGQLVAIYGVSGSGKTTLINMIAGLDDPDSGTVNVAGVEVTALSADQRAAFRRESVGVVFQEYNLIANATVADNVSLAQVAGGMRRSAAKRAAEEALRRVGLDGLGGRFPQQLSSGQKQRVGVARALLGARKVMLVDEPTGALDAVNSLALFALFRELADDGMTVLVATHDPMARGYADRVFSIADGKVVEELRIEKLRIEEFEK
- a CDS encoding SDR family oxidoreductase, whose amino-acid sequence is MAVTGATGHIGGLVARSLAQEGISQRLLARSVTRLPQLTGADAVETSYGDLGAAVSGLTGIDALFMVSAAESADRLTAHRTFIDAATTAGVRHIVYTSYLGAAPDATFTLARDHWATEEYIRSTGMAFTFLRDSAYIDFLPSLAGADGVIRGPAGNGVVGAVSRSDIARVAVSVLKDLDSHADRTYDLTGREALTLTEVAAIITEVTGAPTAYVEETIEEAYASRASYNAPDWEVDAWVSTYTAIANGELSSISTAVEDITGVPPLTLREFLTAGAGA